Proteins from a genomic interval of Flammeovirgaceae bacterium SG7u.111:
- the rnr gene encoding ribonuclease R yields MKKKNKTRHSKPKKVSDNLVKKIITLLNANENVNFSRRQLAKALKIHSHKAKVSLGMLIDEMARKGMIENVHGEYYTSNKAGDTFIGTVDFVNPSFAFVIIEGQENDVRVSSRRLKGALHGDKVKLKMLFNSRRNRPEGEVLEVVERHSKEFAGKIEFSKNFAFVVPNNRKMHTDIFIPREMTKKAENGEKVVVEIIEWPVGDKSPVGRVKHVLGKSGENETEIHSIMFEYGLPFKFPDHIEKAAKSISEEITSEEIKKRRDFREITTFTIDPENAKDFDDALSIQYKGNGIWEIGIHIADVSHYVMPDSILEKEAYERATSVYLVDRTIPMLPEQLSNGLCSLRPKEEKLTFSAVFELDEKGKIHNEWFGRTVIYSDRRFTYEEAQETLETNEGEYAEELSVLNKIAKVLKDKRFKAGAIGFESTEFYFKLDENGKPLELTPKIRKDAHKLIEEFMLLANKQVATFVFNQRKGKDKNTMVYRVHEDPDPEKVMNFALFAKRFGYQVNTSGNGLAKSLNKIAQEVEGKPEQTIMQYQAIRTMSKARYTTEPFGHYGLAFKHYSHFTSPIRRYPDVMTHRLLQHYLDGGKPAEKEEYESKCKHSSEREKVASDAERASVKYKQVEFMQQFMHEEMEGIISSLTEWGMYIEINDTKCEGMLRIADLPNDEYYYDEDRQYVSGRSSGEIFRLGDPLLVKVIGTNLERRNIDLSLVERISQP; encoded by the coding sequence ATGAAGAAAAAGAACAAAACAAGACATTCCAAGCCCAAAAAGGTCTCGGATAATCTTGTTAAAAAAATAATTACGTTGCTAAATGCAAACGAAAATGTAAACTTTTCGAGAAGACAACTTGCCAAAGCGCTCAAAATCCATAGCCACAAAGCCAAGGTTTCATTGGGCATGCTCATAGATGAGATGGCTAGAAAAGGCATGATTGAAAATGTGCATGGAGAATACTATACCTCAAACAAAGCAGGAGATACTTTTATAGGAACAGTAGATTTTGTAAACCCTTCATTTGCCTTTGTGATTATAGAAGGGCAAGAAAACGACGTTAGGGTGAGTAGTAGAAGACTAAAAGGTGCGCTCCATGGCGATAAGGTAAAACTTAAAATGCTTTTCAATTCCAGAAGAAACCGTCCCGAAGGTGAGGTGCTAGAAGTAGTAGAAAGGCACAGCAAAGAGTTTGCTGGGAAAATCGAGTTTTCTAAAAACTTTGCCTTTGTAGTACCAAATAACCGTAAAATGCATACGGATATTTTCATACCAAGGGAAATGACCAAAAAGGCGGAAAATGGGGAAAAAGTTGTAGTAGAGATAATAGAATGGCCTGTGGGTGACAAAAGTCCTGTGGGAAGGGTGAAGCATGTTTTGGGCAAATCGGGAGAAAATGAGACCGAAATCCATTCGATAATGTTCGAATATGGGCTGCCTTTCAAATTTCCCGACCATATAGAAAAAGCTGCCAAGTCGATTAGTGAAGAAATAACCAGTGAGGAGATCAAAAAACGAAGGGACTTCAGAGAAATCACCACTTTCACTATTGACCCCGAAAATGCGAAAGATTTTGACGATGCCCTTTCCATCCAATACAAAGGCAACGGTATTTGGGAAATAGGCATTCACATTGCCGATGTTTCACATTATGTAATGCCTGATTCCATTCTTGAAAAAGAAGCATACGAAAGAGCTACTTCTGTCTATTTGGTAGACAGGACCATCCCGATGCTTCCTGAACAACTTTCCAATGGGCTTTGCTCTTTACGCCCTAAAGAGGAAAAATTAACATTTTCGGCTGTTTTTGAACTCGATGAAAAAGGGAAGATCCACAACGAATGGTTCGGCAGAACGGTTATTTATTCCGACAGGAGGTTTACGTACGAAGAAGCGCAGGAAACTCTAGAAACTAACGAGGGCGAATACGCTGAAGAACTTTCCGTGCTAAATAAAATTGCGAAAGTTTTAAAAGACAAAAGGTTTAAGGCTGGAGCTATTGGTTTTGAGTCCACAGAATTTTATTTCAAGTTGGACGAAAACGGAAAGCCTTTGGAGCTTACACCAAAAATCAGGAAAGATGCCCATAAACTCATCGAAGAATTTATGCTTCTTGCCAATAAGCAAGTAGCTACTTTTGTTTTCAACCAGCGAAAAGGCAAGGATAAAAACACGATGGTATATAGGGTTCACGAAGATCCAGATCCTGAAAAGGTAATGAACTTTGCGCTTTTTGCCAAGAGATTTGGTTATCAAGTAAATACATCTGGAAATGGTCTAGCAAAATCTTTAAATAAGATTGCCCAGGAAGTGGAAGGAAAGCCAGAGCAAACGATTATGCAATACCAAGCTATTCGAACCATGTCCAAAGCTCGATATACTACTGAGCCATTTGGTCATTATGGACTAGCTTTCAAGCATTATTCACATTTCACCTCACCTATCCGAAGATATCCAGATGTAATGACGCATCGCTTGCTTCAGCACTACTTAGATGGGGGAAAGCCTGCCGAGAAGGAGGAGTACGAGTCAAAATGTAAACATTCTTCCGAAAGGGAAAAAGTGGCATCTGATGCCGAAAGAGCTTCTGTTAAATACAAACAAGTAGAATTTATGCAGCAGTTCATGCACGAAGAAATGGAAGGAATTATCTCTAGCCTTACCGAATGGGGCATGTATATTGAAATAAACGATACGAAGTGTGAGGGCATGCTCCGAATAGCTGACTTGCCCAACGATGAATATTACTACGATGAAGACCGGCAATATGTAAGCGGAAGGAGCTCGGGTGAAATATTTAGGCTAGGCGATCCACTACTGGTAAAAGTTATAGGCACAAACCTTGAAAGAAGAAATATCGACCTTTCATTAGTAGAGCGGATATCACAACCATAA
- a CDS encoding ABC transporter transmembrane domain-containing protein, whose protein sequence is MARRKRSSEGEEKKKLDKKGLKKLIGIYRYVLPYKPPFIAGLISLLFSSTVLLSFPFFTGKLVDAATREAYVSWSIDQIALLLLGILVLQSIFSFLKVFFFAQVSERAMADIRKDLYKKFITLPLAFYDKHRSGALMSRITSDVTLLQDTFSVTLAEFVRQTSILLIGTTILFFVTPKLTFFMLAIIPVLVLIGFSFGKFIRSFSRKTQDSLAEANTVVEETLTAINIVKAFTNEVFEVNRYGKALDKTVGIALKAARFRGAFISFIIFALFGGVVLVLWYGANLVQEGELSIGDLTSFIFYTMFIGGSIAGLGDIFSSIQKAIGATERVLEILTEKSEHELDDITAAKKIKLEGNITFKDVAFSYPSRTSVEVLKKLNLTISSGEKIALIGHSGAGKSTIVQTLLRFYEVQNGQISVDSKNIYDYDINGYRANIAIVPQEVVLFGGSIKENIAYGKPDATYEEIKDAAEKANALGFINSFPEGFGTLVGERGIKLSGGQKQRIAIARAILKDPSILILDEATSSLDSESEQMVQQALEKLMVGRTTIIIAHRLSTIRKVDRIYVLEKGDIIESGNHDELSTLPNGVYNGFLKLQEEIIE, encoded by the coding sequence ATGGCAAGAAGAAAACGCAGCTCGGAAGGGGAAGAAAAAAAGAAACTAGACAAAAAAGGGCTAAAAAAGTTAATTGGGATTTATAGATATGTGCTGCCCTACAAACCACCTTTCATCGCAGGGCTTATCAGCTTGCTTTTCTCCAGCACAGTTCTGCTATCTTTTCCATTTTTCACGGGAAAACTGGTAGATGCGGCCACGAGAGAAGCATACGTGTCCTGGAGTATCGACCAAATAGCCCTTCTGCTCTTGGGTATTTTAGTACTTCAAAGTATTTTTTCTTTTCTAAAAGTATTCTTTTTTGCCCAAGTAAGTGAAAGGGCAATGGCGGATATCCGCAAAGATCTCTACAAAAAGTTCATCACGCTTCCGCTCGCTTTTTATGACAAACACCGCTCAGGTGCACTTATGAGCCGAATCACCAGTGATGTCACACTGCTTCAAGATACGTTTTCAGTTACCCTCGCCGAATTTGTGAGGCAAACTTCCATCCTACTTATAGGAACAACTATTCTATTTTTTGTCACGCCCAAGCTAACGTTCTTTATGCTCGCCATTATTCCCGTTTTGGTGCTGATTGGTTTTTCCTTTGGCAAGTTTATAAGGAGCTTTTCCCGAAAAACCCAAGATTCGCTAGCCGAGGCAAATACGGTGGTGGAAGAAACGCTTACCGCCATCAACATTGTAAAAGCATTTACCAACGAAGTTTTTGAGGTAAACAGGTATGGAAAAGCATTGGACAAAACAGTTGGTATAGCCCTAAAAGCTGCACGATTCAGGGGAGCTTTTATTTCATTTATCATCTTCGCCCTATTTGGTGGGGTTGTGCTGGTACTTTGGTACGGGGCAAACCTTGTCCAAGAAGGGGAGCTGAGTATCGGAGATCTCACTTCTTTTATTTTTTACACCATGTTTATAGGTGGATCTATTGCTGGCTTGGGCGATATTTTTAGCTCTATCCAAAAGGCAATTGGCGCAACAGAAAGAGTATTGGAAATCCTGACCGAAAAAAGCGAGCATGAATTGGACGATATTACTGCAGCTAAAAAAATCAAGTTAGAAGGCAACATCACATTCAAAGATGTCGCTTTTTCCTACCCTTCTCGTACTAGTGTAGAAGTACTGAAAAAATTGAACTTAACCATTTCCTCTGGTGAAAAAATAGCTTTGATAGGACACAGCGGAGCAGGAAAATCAACCATCGTCCAAACGCTTTTAAGGTTCTATGAAGTCCAAAATGGACAAATTAGCGTAGATAGTAAAAATATTTATGACTACGATATAAATGGCTACCGAGCAAATATTGCCATAGTACCCCAAGAAGTGGTTCTTTTTGGAGGAAGCATAAAAGAAAATATCGCTTATGGAAAACCTGACGCTACCTACGAGGAAATAAAAGATGCAGCCGAAAAGGCAAACGCATTGGGTTTTATCAACTCATTTCCCGAAGGGTTCGGAACGCTGGTAGGAGAAAGAGGCATAAAGCTTTCTGGAGGACAAAAGCAACGAATCGCCATTGCAAGGGCTATTTTGAAAGATCCATCTATCTTGATTCTCGACGAGGCTACCAGCTCCCTCGACTCGGAGTCGGAACAAATGGTGCAGCAAGCATTGGAAAAATTAATGGTTGGAAGAACGACCATCATCATTGCCCACAGGCTGAGCACTATCCGTAAAGTGGACAGGATTTATGTGCTTGAAAAAGGAGACATTATAGAATCAGGTAACCACGATGAACTTTCTACTCTCCCCAATGGAGTATATAATGGCTTTTTGAAGCTTCAAGAGGAAATAATTGAGTAA
- the priA gene encoding primosomal protein N', translated as MMQEVGERKTFFVDVLLPVPIPQLFTYRVPEEMNEYIATGLRVIVPFGPRRVLTAIIINIHHKAPEKYQAKYILDVLDEEPCVNPTQVKFWEWIASYYMCTTGEVMNIAIPSGLKLTSQSRIQLNPEFDFETTEIEFTPKEERLLEALKRADNMPYDKAAAILEVKNIYNILKFLIAKKAILIFEEVKEKYKPLKIKKVRLQELYVQSEESLEKLFEQLAKKPKQETLLLKYLSLVPIYSHPQANLEGIEKSKLLEQGMSPSSYKTLVKNGAFEEFEIIISRFDEYEPPTDLASFGLSEEQTIVRDKILDDFSEKNTVLLHGVTGSGKTEVYIDLISKNLENGNQVLFLLPEIALTAQIVGRLSKVFGKKMGVYHSRFSDNERVEVWKGVQDGTYNFIVGVRSSIFLPFDNLGLIIVDEEHEPSYKQYDPAPRYNARDAAMVLANFHHAKTLLGSATPSVESYYLARKGQYGFAELTQRYGDAVMPEIVLANTRLEQQQRKMKGDFSSVLLGEIERTVSEKFQVILFQNRRGYAPYLTCETCGWIPKCKQCSVSLTYHLYRNQMRCHYCGYSEPPIHSCAVCGSKKIKTVGLGTEKIEDELKLLLPTARIDRMDLDTTRKKNSYQQIISDFEQQNIDILVGTQMVTKGLDFDCVHLVGVFDIDRLIHFPDFRSHERAFQMMTQVSGRAGRRGRQGKVVIQTSSPEQRLLKLVVNGDYQSFFAREIQERKKFLYPPFTRIIEITLKSEDKILCQDAADFFTKNLAKQLGKRRVLGPEAPFIDRIRNQFLRNVMIKLERGTVNLSLAKELIEKEIDELGKHKQYKAVATVIDVDSI; from the coding sequence ATGATGCAAGAAGTTGGGGAAAGAAAAACTTTTTTTGTGGATGTGCTGCTGCCAGTACCCATCCCCCAGCTATTTACCTACCGTGTGCCCGAGGAAATGAACGAGTACATAGCAACTGGCCTGAGAGTAATTGTGCCTTTTGGCCCTAGGCGGGTACTGACGGCTATCATTATCAATATCCACCACAAGGCTCCTGAAAAATACCAAGCCAAATATATTTTGGATGTGTTGGACGAAGAGCCTTGCGTAAACCCTACCCAAGTAAAGTTTTGGGAATGGATAGCGTCCTATTATATGTGTACCACTGGCGAGGTAATGAACATTGCCATTCCTTCGGGTTTGAAGCTCACTAGCCAATCTCGGATTCAGCTAAATCCTGAGTTTGACTTTGAAACCACCGAAATAGAATTTACCCCAAAAGAAGAACGCTTACTGGAAGCTCTGAAACGTGCCGACAATATGCCTTACGATAAGGCTGCAGCTATTTTGGAGGTAAAGAACATCTACAATATTCTTAAGTTTTTGATAGCCAAAAAAGCTATTTTGATTTTTGAAGAGGTAAAAGAAAAGTACAAGCCTTTAAAAATCAAAAAAGTACGGTTGCAAGAGCTATATGTGCAGTCGGAAGAAAGCCTTGAAAAGCTTTTTGAGCAATTGGCTAAAAAACCGAAGCAGGAAACGCTTTTGCTCAAATACCTTTCTCTTGTCCCTATTTATTCGCACCCTCAGGCAAATCTGGAAGGCATTGAAAAAAGTAAACTTCTGGAGCAAGGAATGTCTCCTTCTTCGTACAAAACCTTGGTGAAAAATGGTGCTTTTGAAGAGTTTGAAATCATTATCTCTAGGTTTGATGAGTACGAACCGCCAACAGACCTAGCTTCGTTTGGCTTGAGTGAAGAGCAAACTATAGTCAGGGATAAAATCTTGGACGATTTCTCAGAAAAAAACACAGTATTGCTTCATGGAGTGACGGGAAGTGGAAAGACAGAGGTTTACATAGATTTGATTTCTAAGAATTTGGAGAATGGAAATCAGGTTTTGTTCCTTTTGCCAGAAATAGCCCTCACCGCCCAGATAGTTGGGAGATTGAGTAAGGTTTTTGGAAAAAAAATGGGGGTGTATCATTCTCGGTTTTCAGACAATGAAAGAGTAGAAGTGTGGAAAGGAGTGCAAGACGGAACGTACAATTTCATAGTAGGTGTCCGCTCGTCAATTTTTCTACCGTTCGATAATTTGGGGCTGATTATAGTAGATGAGGAGCACGAGCCGTCTTACAAACAATACGATCCTGCCCCACGCTACAATGCCCGTGATGCCGCTATGGTATTGGCAAATTTCCACCATGCAAAAACCCTTTTGGGCTCAGCCACTCCTTCCGTAGAGTCGTACTACCTTGCCCGGAAAGGGCAATATGGTTTTGCGGAGCTTACGCAAAGATATGGCGATGCAGTGATGCCAGAGATTGTTTTGGCCAATACAAGACTTGAGCAGCAGCAGCGGAAAATGAAGGGCGATTTTTCGAGCGTTCTTTTGGGTGAAATAGAAAGAACGGTTTCGGAAAAATTTCAGGTGATTTTATTTCAAAACAGAAGAGGATACGCGCCTTATCTTACTTGCGAGACTTGTGGATGGATTCCAAAATGCAAGCAGTGCTCTGTTAGTTTGACCTATCATCTGTACCGCAACCAAATGCGCTGCCATTATTGTGGTTATTCCGAACCTCCCATTCATTCTTGTGCTGTTTGCGGGTCTAAGAAAATAAAAACGGTGGGGCTAGGCACGGAAAAAATTGAAGACGAGCTCAAACTCTTATTGCCCACAGCCCGCATCGACCGGATGGACTTGGACACCACGAGGAAGAAAAATAGTTACCAACAAATTATTTCAGATTTTGAACAGCAAAATATTGATATACTTGTCGGGACACAAATGGTGACCAAAGGGCTAGATTTTGACTGTGTTCATTTGGTTGGTGTATTCGATATCGACCGCCTGATTCACTTCCCCGATTTCCGCTCGCACGAAAGAGCTTTCCAAATGATGACCCAAGTAAGTGGTAGAGCTGGACGCCGAGGGAGGCAAGGAAAAGTAGTTATCCAGACATCTTCTCCGGAGCAACGCTTGCTCAAATTAGTGGTAAATGGAGATTATCAATCATTCTTTGCACGGGAAATTCAGGAGCGAAAAAAGTTTTTGTACCCTCCTTTTACAAGGATAATCGAGATTACATTGAAAAGTGAGGATAAAATTTTGTGCCAAGATGCTGCTGATTTTTTTACTAAAAACTTGGCAAAGCAACTAGGTAAAAGGCGAGTATTGGGGCCTGAAGCTCCCTTTATTGACCGAATTAGAAATCAGTTTTTGAGAAATGTGATGATTAAGCTGGAGCGAGGGACGGTTAATCTATCACTTGCTAAAGAACTTATTGAGAAAGAAATTGATGAGCTGGGTAAACATAAGCAGTATAAAGCAGTAGCTACTGTGATTGATGTAGATTCAATTTAA
- a CDS encoding autorepressor SdpR family transcription factor — protein sequence MKKVFKAVDDPTRREILDMLKLKDMTAGEIAEVFSISKPSISYHLDLLKQADLVSSDKKGQFVYYSLNTSVLDEVIGWLLNLKK from the coding sequence ATGAAAAAAGTTTTTAAAGCAGTTGATGACCCTACCAGGAGGGAGATACTGGATATGCTGAAGTTAAAGGACATGACAGCAGGCGAAATAGCCGAGGTGTTTTCCATTAGCAAGCCAAGTATTTCTTATCACCTCGATCTTCTCAAACAGGCAGACTTAGTCAGTTCTGATAAAAAAGGGCAATTCGTGTATTACTCGCTCAACACTTCGGTGCTCGACGAGGTAATTGGCTGGTTGCTAAACTTAAAAAAATAA
- a CDS encoding SdpI family protein, with amino-acid sequence MDVKSYLKKEWLFFVVLLIPFVVYAIMWESIPEKLPSHWNYKGEIDGYTQKGLRIFFLPFINVIVYVLVLFVPKIDPKKRIDIYVPGVRSLRFVLCTFLSALSLLILATGLGYVSDSSKIINQLIILLLVFLGNYMGKIKPNYFIGVRTPWTLENKEVWKKTHRFTGLLWVLASVPMLFISIFLSSVLMSKVFTAFVLTIALIPVVYSYILFKKLQHVENTSH; translated from the coding sequence ATGGATGTTAAAAGTTATCTGAAAAAAGAATGGTTGTTTTTTGTAGTGCTTCTGATACCATTTGTGGTGTATGCAATTATGTGGGAGTCAATCCCTGAAAAATTGCCCTCTCATTGGAACTATAAAGGGGAGATAGACGGGTATACCCAAAAAGGTTTGAGAATATTTTTTCTACCTTTTATTAATGTAATCGTGTATGTCCTGGTTTTATTCGTTCCCAAAATTGACCCTAAAAAAAGAATAGATATTTATGTTCCTGGAGTAAGATCGCTTCGCTTTGTGTTATGTACTTTTTTATCTGCATTATCTCTACTGATTCTGGCGACTGGACTAGGTTATGTCTCAGACTCATCTAAAATCATCAACCAGCTTATTATTTTGCTTCTGGTATTTTTGGGAAATTATATGGGTAAAATAAAGCCTAATTATTTTATTGGTGTAAGGACTCCTTGGACTTTAGAAAATAAGGAAGTCTGGAAAAAAACTCACAGGTTCACTGGGCTTTTGTGGGTCTTAGCCTCTGTTCCAATGCTTTTTATAAGTATTTTCTTGAGTTCGGTACTCATGAGCAAAGTATTCACAGCTTTTGTTCTTACTATCGCTTTGATACCAGTGGTTTACTCCTATATTCTTTTTAAGAAGCTCCAACATGTAGAAAATACCAGTCACTAA
- a CDS encoding DUF6089 family protein: MKLHKLLGVFVLLLIVNLAHGQSVIQRFEIGAGFGGMNYKGDVAPVVKIQNTRPAGNFHIRFNFVPSLSWRTGVTVGQIAGADNLSSDPFYKERDFSFSSFIVEGNTILEYHFFDYRRDSRIDKFSPYIFAGFSLSSITSSPDEGVPYTGGNIVTPGIPFGVGIKKALSSRISMNWEFTTTKTFSDDVDGISDNPNLPKFQRSPRSDNDTYYYLGVSFSYRFSNLICPPHYNNSLYN, from the coding sequence ATGAAACTACATAAGCTATTAGGAGTTTTTGTGCTTTTACTAATCGTAAATTTAGCTCATGGGCAGTCTGTTATCCAACGATTTGAAATTGGTGCAGGCTTTGGCGGAATGAATTATAAAGGTGACGTAGCTCCTGTTGTTAAAATACAAAATACTCGACCAGCAGGCAATTTTCATATTAGGTTCAACTTTGTTCCTAGCTTAAGTTGGAGAACAGGTGTAACTGTCGGGCAAATCGCAGGAGCTGATAACCTTTCTTCAGATCCTTTTTACAAAGAGAGAGATTTTTCCTTTTCTTCTTTTATAGTGGAAGGTAATACCATATTGGAATATCACTTTTTTGACTACAGAAGGGATAGCCGAATTGACAAATTTAGCCCTTACATTTTTGCTGGGTTCTCCTTATCTAGTATCACTTCATCTCCTGATGAAGGAGTGCCTTATACGGGCGGTAATATTGTAACGCCAGGTATACCATTTGGAGTAGGAATTAAAAAAGCTCTTAGCAGCCGAATTTCCATGAATTGGGAATTCACCACTACCAAGACTTTCTCTGATGATGTTGATGGTATTTCTGATAACCCAAACCTCCCAAAGTTCCAAAGGTCGCCTCGCAGTGATAATGATACCTACTATTATTTAGGTGTTTCTTTTAGCTATCGTTTTTCAAATCTTATTTGCCCTCCACACTATAACAATAGCCTCTATAATTAG
- a CDS encoding DUF6089 family protein, which produces MKTNRYFSIVFFALFLLAAPVSAQWLKLGGQGRFTKKKRYWSVGMSANSMHYFGDIVPKSNLGSMDIKYTRPNIGVFAQKRFLPRFTGRMAFAWGQLAGSDHTSADPTDKDTGGFYRYKRNLHFRNNLYELSTTVLFDFIENQGLAQRRPDVPIPYLMAGIAAYYHNPQAIRPEADVHTGTPYSGSKWVDLRPLKTENQDKPYAAVGISIPVGVGVRYRISTSMDIGFEVGYRFTFSDYLDDVGGSYVDLGEFEDPLARSLHDRSAEPTDRYSGEARSPETETFVSTVDGRTYTSVRGYGQGGVGELRGGSDKDAYFVMGFHVAYIFSFIKTPKYR; this is translated from the coding sequence ATGAAAACCAACAGATACTTTTCTATTGTCTTCTTTGCGCTTTTTTTGCTAGCAGCCCCTGTGTCTGCCCAATGGCTAAAGTTGGGAGGTCAAGGTAGATTTACTAAAAAGAAAAGGTATTGGAGTGTCGGCATGTCGGCTAATTCCATGCATTATTTTGGAGATATTGTTCCCAAAAGCAACCTTGGTAGCATGGATATAAAATACACCCGACCTAATATAGGTGTTTTTGCCCAAAAAAGGTTCTTACCACGCTTCACAGGTAGAATGGCTTTTGCATGGGGACAGTTAGCTGGTAGTGACCATACTTCTGCCGACCCTACAGATAAAGACACAGGAGGTTTTTACAGATATAAAAGAAATTTACATTTCAGAAACAACCTCTATGAGCTTAGTACAACTGTACTTTTTGACTTTATAGAAAACCAAGGACTTGCCCAAAGAAGACCTGATGTTCCAATACCTTACTTAATGGCAGGTATTGCTGCCTATTACCATAACCCACAAGCTATTCGCCCAGAAGCAGACGTGCACACTGGAACACCATATTCTGGCTCGAAATGGGTTGATTTAAGACCTTTAAAAACAGAAAATCAAGACAAGCCTTATGCTGCTGTTGGTATTTCAATTCCTGTAGGAGTTGGTGTTAGGTATAGAATCAGTACAAGCATGGACATCGGGTTTGAAGTCGGTTATAGGTTTACATTTTCCGACTATTTAGACGATGTAGGAGGTAGTTATGTAGATCTAGGAGAGTTTGAAGACCCTTTAGCAAGGTCTTTGCATGATCGTTCAGCCGAACCAACAGATCGATATAGTGGCGAGGCTCGTTCACCAGAAACCGAAACCTTTGTTTCTACTGTAGATGGAAGAACCTACACCTCTGTTAGAGGATATGGTCAGGGTGGTGTAGGCGAGCTTAGAGGCGGATCTGATAAGGATGCTTATTTCGTCATGGGATTCCATGTTGCCTACATATTCTCATTCATAAAAACACCTAAATATCGTTAG
- the hslU gene encoding ATP-dependent protease ATPase subunit HslU: MSLPDNYLTPKGIVEELDKYIIGQDSAKRNVAIALRNRWRRMHAKPEMQKEIMPNNILMIGSTGVGKTEIARRLAKIADAPFTKVEASKFTEVGYVGRDVESMVRDLMEQSVAIVRDQKKKEIGEKVDQIVEEMILDALIPPLKGRGNNPIPSSSSETPTTDTELNEKTRERFREKIKNKELEDRKIEITVENANNSGVGVIGGSVDEVSMMNIQEMIGGMLPKKQKKRKVTIEEARKILHEEESAKLIDMDEVKELAIAKAQDTGIIFIDEIDKIASSSSKSGGGADVSREGVQRDLLPIVEGSAVNTKYGIINTEHILFVAAGAFHVSKPSDLIPELQGRFPIRVELNSLTKEDFYQILKAPKNALTKQYEAIFEAEGVSLSFTDDSLEEIASIAFNINTEIENIGARRLHTVMSHLLNDFLFEVPDTIVPNSKISVNKQMVEEKLSDLIVNKDLSQYIL, encoded by the coding sequence ATGTCATTACCCGATAATTACCTGACACCCAAAGGAATAGTAGAAGAATTGGACAAATATATTATTGGCCAGGACTCTGCCAAACGAAATGTAGCTATTGCACTCAGAAACAGATGGCGACGCATGCACGCCAAACCCGAGATGCAAAAAGAAATAATGCCCAACAATATTCTAATGATAGGGTCAACCGGTGTAGGTAAAACAGAAATTGCTCGTAGGTTGGCTAAAATTGCCGATGCTCCATTCACCAAAGTAGAAGCTTCAAAATTTACCGAAGTTGGCTATGTTGGTAGAGATGTAGAAAGCATGGTAAGAGACCTGATGGAACAATCAGTAGCGATTGTAAGGGACCAGAAGAAAAAGGAAATAGGGGAGAAAGTGGATCAAATAGTGGAGGAAATGATTCTTGATGCCCTAATTCCTCCACTTAAAGGAAGAGGGAATAACCCAATTCCCAGCAGCTCCTCAGAAACCCCAACCACAGATACCGAATTGAATGAAAAAACGAGGGAACGCTTTAGAGAGAAGATAAAAAACAAAGAGCTAGAGGATAGGAAGATTGAAATAACTGTAGAAAATGCCAATAACTCTGGCGTTGGGGTAATTGGAGGTTCTGTGGACGAAGTTTCTATGATGAATATCCAAGAGATGATTGGCGGGATGCTTCCCAAAAAGCAAAAAAAGAGAAAGGTTACGATAGAAGAAGCAAGGAAAATCCTTCACGAAGAAGAAAGTGCCAAGCTGATCGACATGGATGAGGTAAAGGAACTTGCTATTGCCAAAGCCCAAGATACTGGAATTATTTTTATTGATGAAATCGATAAGATCGCAAGTAGCTCATCCAAAAGCGGAGGAGGAGCTGACGTAAGTAGGGAAGGAGTTCAGAGAGATTTACTCCCAATTGTGGAAGGATCAGCAGTAAATACCAAGTATGGGATAATTAATACCGAACATATTCTTTTTGTAGCAGCAGGAGCATTTCACGTTTCAAAACCGTCCGACCTTATTCCTGAATTACAAGGTCGTTTCCCTATACGTGTAGAGCTCAACAGCCTTACCAAAGAAGATTTCTACCAAATTTTGAAAGCCCCAAAAAATGCTCTTACAAAACAGTATGAAGCTATTTTTGAAGCAGAGGGCGTTTCTTTAAGTTTCACTGATGATTCTTTGGAAGAAATAGCATCTATCGCATTTAACATTAATACGGAAATAGAAAATATAGGGGCAAGAAGGCTTCATACCGTTATGAGCCATTTACTAAATGATTTTCTTTTTGAAGTACCCGATACCATTGTGCCCAACTCTAAAATTTCCGTAAACAAGCAAATGGTAGAGGAAAAACTGTCAGATTTAATCGTAAATAAAGATTTAAGTCAATATATTTTATAA